The window TTGGTTCTGCGGCAAAGGCCGAAGCAATCAGGATACGCTGCCGCATCCCGCCCGACAGCTCATGTGGATAGGACTGCATGACGCGGGTGGGGTCGGGGATATGAACCTCCTCGAGAAGCTCAAGGGCGCGGTCGAAGGCGCGGCGCCTGTTCCACCCCAGTATATGCACCAGCCGGTGGGTGATTTGCGGACCGACGCGCCGGACAGGATTGAGCGCAGTAAGCGGATCCTGCGGGATCAGCGCGGCACGGGCGCCGATACGCCGCCGTCTTTCGGCCGGAGGAAGGGTCAAAAGGTCGGTGCCTTCCAGAATGATCTGGCCGCTGTCGATACGTAATGCGCGGGGCAGGGTGCCCAGTACCGACTTGCCTATCATGGACTTGCCTGCGCCGCTTTCCCCGACGAGCCCCACGACCTGTCCAGCGTGGACCTGCATCGTCACGTCCCGCAAAATGCGGGGCCCCCGCGCGAGCGACACGTTGAGGTTTCTTATGTCCAGATAGGGTGTCATCGCAGCACCGGATCGAAACGGTCTTTGAGCCCTTCGCCCAGTTGCGAAAAGCTCAGGACAGTCAAAAACAGCGTGATAAGTGGGAACACGAGCACCCACCACGCCTGATACACCGACGTGCGCCCCTCGGCGATCATGCCGCCCCAGGTCGGGCTGTCGGTCGAAATGGAGAGGTTCACGAAGCTCAGGATCGCCTCGACAATCACCGCGATCCCCATTTCGAGGGTCAGCAGCACAACGATGGTTGGCAGAACATTCGGCAGGATTTCCGTGAGCATCGTCGAAAGCCGCGACTTCCCCGCCACCTGCGCAGAGGCCACGTAGTCCATCGCGCTTTGTCCCATCGCTTCGGCGCGGATCACGCGGGCAAAGCGGGTCCAATCGATGATGATGATGGCCAGAATGATGGACAACAGACCCGGACCCATCACCGCAATGAGAAGTATTGCAAACAGGACGGGGGGGAAGGCCATCCAGATGTCGATCAGCCTGCTGATGATC is drawn from Sulfitobacter sp. S190 and contains these coding sequences:
- a CDS encoding ABC transporter ATP-binding protein, which gives rise to MTPYLDIRNLNVSLARGPRILRDVTMQVHAGQVVGLVGESGAGKSMIGKSVLGTLPRALRIDSGQIILEGTDLLTLPPAERRRRIGARAALIPQDPLTALNPVRRVGPQITHRLVHILGWNRRRAFDRALELLEEVHIPDPTRVMQSYPHELSGGMRQRILIASAFAAEPNLIVADEPTTALDVTVQKQILTLIRQMQRTHGTALVFVTHDLGVVSKVCDRLSVLYAGKIVENAPMRRFFERPIHSYARALLAATPTYTDPDSSLTPVSAEVIAAADAEIAQHDARHG
- a CDS encoding ABC transporter permease, whose protein sequence is MRDARATLRQPVGLRLWLSGGWLIVLTVVAVCAPWIAPHDPLAQDLFLGRLPPFWEAGAEPGYLLGTDSLGRDVLSRIIYGARLALVVALVAGSATCLIGGSLGLVAGYYRGWPDRIISRLIDIWMAFPPVLFAILLIAVMGPGLLSIILAIIIIDWTRFARVIRAEAMGQSAMDYVASAQVAGKSRLSTMLTEILPNVLPTIVVLLTLEMGIAVIVEAILSFVNLSISTDSPTWGGMIAEGRTSVYQAWWVLVFPLITLFLTVLSFSQLGEGLKDRFDPVLR